One genomic window of Panicum hallii strain FIL2 chromosome 6, PHallii_v3.1, whole genome shotgun sequence includes the following:
- the LOC112897753 gene encoding EPIDERMAL PATTERNING FACTOR-like protein 1, translated as MRPASSAARAFLTGAVFLLALLGLIHQAACLRSLQPPTPLQGGGGAAAAGEEKVRLGSSPPSCRGKCYECSPCTAVQVPTLSTGPSGPSSAAAARPRTRRARGADDEVATLSNYKPVGWKCQCRDRLYEP; from the exons ATGAGGCCGGCATCATCAGCCGCGCGCGCCTTCCTCACGGGCGCCGTGTTCTTGCTCGCCCTTCTCGGCCTGATCCACCAAGCCGCCTGCCTCCGAAGCCTGCAGCCTCCCACTCCTCTGCAG ggcggcggcggggcggcggctgcgggggaGGAGAAGGTGCGGCTGGGGTCGAGCCCGCCGAGCTGCCGCGGCAAGTGCTACGAGTGCAGCCCGTGCACGGCCGTGCAGGTGCCCACGCTGTCGACGGGGCCGTCCGGGccgtcgtccgccgccgccgcgcggccgCGGACCCGCCGGGCGCGCGGCGCGGACGACGAGGTCGCCACGCTCTCCAACTACAAGCCCGTCGGGTGGAAGTGCCAGTGCCGCGACCGCCTGTACGAGCCCTga
- the LOC112896307 gene encoding uncharacterized protein LOC112896307 isoform X1: protein MATELLPVVDLRTLSQSDLDALAAASAHALAPRSCPDADPLPPLTIDRAVFNESAGSRKQTFSRLRLGTAAASSSSSPSARPASAQPSTARSDLVACHLRRLFVPDDPSLPTPPEPQTLALTEPSSPSPPPDPDRETTNAKGVSVDLVRLAGMVDPYDAELRRRTAGMASETELQGFIASVAGKWLSQRQRRKYVDASFFGDHLPRGWRLQLGLKRKGGTFWVHCFSYVSPKGNQFSTCKEVSAYLMSLLGYPEVKSVTNQYESTGQIYLCANNGADNVLGSQDQIGSGVDKPNILPVASLNCEKCNLTFCDRTAYEQHYFSCHEMSAKRRRTGKFGEPVVGKDGKFECPICQKTFEEESRYFGHVGSHARYQGLTPEAFFDKATSGRVMNGSLAEVSFTLQELTESPGQNNKVSDGEAGFQHHNHSNEHGDNNSTVTELFSKNCSDNFIGTNKAQSRPEEIHPIIDVPSVSRYPSDTGHADVTIPKRASNTSHQSESNTNGFAGVTFFNGQLGSYHVARPTAFGTANHYQDRIVDHGMAAPKHANNHTVKARDVNLNSSLDTISFPIASANNETSAPLNEVNRSSVTAKYFCGSFNNNDGASSTSSCSGSTNKISSSVGTVNKTSAVASRCFDPSYGPYGHDHGAVKANHFANKNNTTVYQANLGTEPVYPVATKADYLASRPVQTKNSGKELTSNTKEQMDNVKNRTSKEAGFGNEAHNRGTFTGGITDRGSAQFNNSFTHIKPNSSTRSSLPQSNTLAASNFIKGSGSDVNCMKGSLANRGDANFMKGPFVNRPINNNEPNVPMLEVKGKSNNEMQNHYNDCVPGCDPHAASRTSRNVNGLMSTQANFAGMSSTVQSVGDVPLTSTTQDQCDLQLGFGAQKQRIFSSHGEFRSAATGSPQLGSNARNNSLPTGSPQFGSMDGPNPHSSGTPQFGGFARPNSVPAAPSQLGSIARPNYLHSAESSQFASMVQPNSITPAPSQFGREGRPDSVPNAQPSQFRSMAGPNSVPPAQSSQFGSMARLNSVSPEPSQFFGSVARPNSAAPVESSQFGSISRPNSAHPAVSSQFGNMPIQNFVSTSEPTLVLGYAPQMGSVPPPSVQLGWDSSLPRMVTGGMVTCVCIWCNSQFHHFGPVDGQQAGSFGFICPACKDRMSGRHNMPNNGSWQP, encoded by the exons ATGGCGACGGAGCTGCTCCCCGTGGTGGACCTCCGGACGCTCTCGCAGTCCGACCTGGACGCGctagccgccgcctccgcgcacGCCCTCGCCCCGCGGAGCTGCCCCGACGCCGACCCGCTCCCGCCCCTCACAATCGACCGCGCCGTCTTCAACGAGAGCGCGGGCTCCAGGAAGCAGACCTTctcccgcctccgcctcggcaccgccgccgcctcctcgtcgtcgtccccgTCCGCCCGCCCCGCCTCCGCCCAGCCGTCCACCGCGCGCAGCGACCTCGTCGCCtgccacctccgccgcctctTCGTCCCCGACGACCCCTCGCTTCCGACCCCTCCCgagccccaaaccctagccctaacggAGCCCTCCTCCCCTTCGCCGCCCCCCGACCCTGACCGGGAGACGACGAACGCGAAGGGGGTCTCCGTTGACCTGGTGAGGCTTGCGGGAATGGTGGACCCGTACGACGCGGAGCTGCGGAGGCGGACGGCAGGGATGGCTTCGGAGACCGAGCTGCAGGGGTTCATCGCTAGCGTGGCGGGGAAGTGGTTGAGCCAGAGGCAGCGTAGGAAGTATGTGGATGCATCGTTTTTTGGGGATCACCTCCCTCGCGGGTGGAGGCTGCAGCTCGGCCTCAAGCGGAAGGGGGGCACCTTCTGGGTGCACTGCTTCAGCTACGTGAG CCCCAAGGGAAATCAATTTTCTACTTGCAAGGAAGTTTCTGCATACCTTATGTCACTTCTTGGGTATCCAGAGGTCAAATCAGTAACTAATCAGTATGAAAGCACAGGACAGATTTATTTATGTGCTAACAATGGTGCTGATAAT GTTTTAGGTTCTCAAGATCAAATTGGTTCAGGTGTGGACAAGCCAAATATACTTCCAGTTGCTTCTCTTAATTGCGAGAAATGCAATTTGACCTTTTGTGATCGAACTGCATATGAACAGCACTATTTTTCATGTCATGAAATGAGTGCTAAGAGACGCAGGACTGGTAAATTTGGTGAGCCAGTAGTAGGAAAGGATGGAAAATTCGAATGTCCTATTTGTCAAAAGACCTTCGAAGAGGAATCACGGTACTTCGGCCACGTCGGATCTCATGCAAGGTATCAAGGGCTGACTCCTGAAGCATTCTTTGATAAGGCTACTTCTGGAAGGGTAATGAATGGTTCCTTAGCAGAAGTTTCATTTACCCTTCAGGAGTTGACTGAATCACCTGGACAGAATAACAAGGTTTCTGATGGTGAAGCAGGCTTTCAGCACCACAATCATTCAAATGAACATGGTGACAATAACTCCACAGTTACTGAGCTATTTAGTAAAAATTGTTCAGACAATTTCATTGGGACAAATAAAGCTCAGAGTAGACCTGAAGAGATTCATCCCATTATAGATGTTCCAAGTGTATCTAGGTATCCAAGTGATACAGGTCATGCTGATGTAACAATTCCAAAAAGAGCTTCAAACACCAGTCATCAATCTGAGAGCAACACTAATGGCTTTGCTGGAGTAACTTTTTTTAATGGTCAGCTGGGAAGTTACCATGTTGCCAGACCTACTGCCTTTGGAACAGCCAATCATTATCAGGACCGGATTGTTGATCATGGCATGGCTGCTCCAAAGCATGCTAACAATCACACTGTGAAAGCAAGAGATGTCAACCTTAATTCATCTCTGGATACGATATCTTTCCCCATTGCTAGTGCAAATAATGAAACATCAGCTCCTCTTAACGAAGTTAATCGGTCATCTGTTACTGCAAAATATTTTTGTGGCAGTTTTAATAACAATGATGGTGCGTCTAGCACATCTTCCTGTTCTGGATCGACCAATAAAATATCTAGTTCTGTTGGCACAGTGAACAAAACCTCTGCTGTTGCCTCCAGATGCTTTGATCCAAGTTATGGACCTTATGGCCACGACCACGGTGCTGTTAAAGCTAACCATTTTGCCAACAAGAACAATACCACGGTGTATCAGGCGAATTTGGGCACAGAACCTGTCTATCCTGTGGCAACTAAGGCTGATTATTTGGCTTCACGTCCAGTGCAAACAAAAAACAGTGGTAAAGAACTTACGTCCAATACCAAGGAACAGATGGATAATGTGAAGAACAGAACAAGTAAAGAAGCAGGGTTTGGTAATGAAGCTCATAATAGAGGTACCTTTACCGGTGGTATCACTGACAGGGGTTCTGCCCAATTCAATAACAGCTTTACTCACATAAAACCCAATTCTTCTACCCGTTCTTCACTACCACAATCAAACACTCTGGCAGCCAGTAACTTTATCAAGGGAAGTGGAAGTGACGTCAACTGCATGAAGGGCTCTTTGGCTAACAGAGGTGATGCCAACTTCATGAAGGGTCCATTTGTCAATAGGCCCATCAATAACAATGAACCAAATGTACCTATGCTTGAGGTGAAGGGGAAGTCCAATAATGAGATGCAAAACCATTATAATGATTGTGTTCCTGGTTGTGACCCTCATGCTGCATCTAGAACTAGCCGGAATGTCAATGGTCTTATGTCTACGCAGGCCAATTTTGCTGGCATGTCCTCTACGGTTCAATCTGTTGGCGATGTTCCATTGACCAGCACAACCCAAGATCAG TGTGATTTGCAACTTGGATTTGGTGCCCAGAAGCAGCGGATATTTTCTAGCCATGGAGAGTTTAGATCAGCTGCAACTGGATCACCTCAGCTTGGAAGCAATGCTAGGAATAATTCTCTACCCACTGGATCCCCACAGTTTGGGAGCATGGATGGACCTAATCCCCACAGTTCTGGAACCCCTCAGTTTGGGGGCTTTGCCAGGCCAAATTCTGTGCCCGCTGCGCCTTCTCAGTTAGGGAGCATTGCTCGACCTAATTATTTACATTCTGCTGAATCCTCTCAATTTGCAAGCATGGTTCAACCTAATTCTATAACTCCTGCACCTTCTCAGTTTGGGAGGGAGGGTCGACCTGATTCTGTACCTAATGCTCAGCCCTCTCAGTTCAGGAGCATGGCTGGACCTAATTCTGTACCTCCTGCTCAGTCCTCTCAGTTCGGGAGCATGGCCAGACTTAATTCTGTATCTCCTGAACCTTCTCAGTTTTTTGGGAGTGTGGCTCGGCCTAATTCTGCAGCTCCTGTTGAATCCTCTCAGTTTGGGAGCATATCCAGGCCAAATTCTGCACATCCTGCTGTATCGTCACAGTTTGGAAACATGCCCATTCAAAATTTTGTGAGCACATCGGAGCCAACTCTAGTGTTGGGGTATGCACCACAGATGGGAAGTGTCCCTCCACCTTCAGTCCAGTTAGGATGGGATTCATCCTTGCCAAGGATGGTTACTGGAGGCATGGTCACATGTGTATGCATATGGTGCAACAGCCAGTTCCATCATTTTGGCCCAGTTGATGGACAGCAGGCTGGTTCTTTTGGCTTCATTTGCCCCGCATGCAAAGATAGGATGTCTGGTCGTCACAATATGCCCAACAATGGTTCATGGCAACCTTGA
- the LOC112896307 gene encoding uncharacterized protein LOC112896307 isoform X2, translating into MATELLPVVDLRTLSQSDLDALAAASAHALAPRSCPDADPLPPLTIDRAVFNESAGSRKQTFSRLRLGTAAASSSSSPSARPASAQPSTARSDLVACHLRRLFVPDDPSLPTPPEPQTLALTEPSSPSPPPDPDRETTNAKGVSVDLVRLAGMVDPYDAELRRRTAGMASETELQGFIASVAGKWLSQRQRRKYVDASFFGDHLPRGWRLQLGLKRKGGTFWVHCFSYVSPKGNQFSTCKEVSAYLMSLLGYPEVKSVTNQYESTGQIYLCANNGADNVLGSQDQIGSGVDKPNILPVASLNCEKCNLTFCDRTAYEQHYFSCHEMSAKRRRTGKFGEPVVGKDGKFECPICQKTFEEESRYFGHVGSHARYQGLTPEAFFDKATSGRVMNGSLAEVSFTLQELTESPGQNNKVSDGEAGFQHHNHSNEHGDNNSTVTELFSKNCSDNFIGTNKAQSRPEEIHPIIDVPSVSRYPSDTGHADVTIPKRASNTSHQSESNTNGFAGVTFFNGQLGSYHVARPTAFGTANHYQDRIVDHGMAAPKHANNHTVKARDVNLNSSLDTISFPIASANNETSAPLNEVNRSSVTAKYFCGSFNNNDGASSTSSCSGSTNKISSSVGTVNKTSAVASRCFDPSYGPYGHDHGAVKANHFANKNNTTVYQANLGTEPVYPVATKADYLASRPVQTKNSGKELTSNTKEQMDNVKNRTSKEAGFGNEAHNRGTFTGGITDRGSAQFNNSFTHIKPNSSTRSSLPQSNTLAASNFIKGSGSDVNCMKGSLANRGDANFMKGPFVNRPINNNEPNVPMLEVKGKSNNEMQNHYNDCVPGCDPHAASRTSRNVNGLMSTQANFAGMSSTVQSVGDVPLTSTTQDQPAGLIPAVLIGPAVRLPKFSHASSFPLPLSHSVPHSQKLGFALPLAHSPLPSPLPASASLRPPCSL; encoded by the exons ATGGCGACGGAGCTGCTCCCCGTGGTGGACCTCCGGACGCTCTCGCAGTCCGACCTGGACGCGctagccgccgcctccgcgcacGCCCTCGCCCCGCGGAGCTGCCCCGACGCCGACCCGCTCCCGCCCCTCACAATCGACCGCGCCGTCTTCAACGAGAGCGCGGGCTCCAGGAAGCAGACCTTctcccgcctccgcctcggcaccgccgccgcctcctcgtcgtcgtccccgTCCGCCCGCCCCGCCTCCGCCCAGCCGTCCACCGCGCGCAGCGACCTCGTCGCCtgccacctccgccgcctctTCGTCCCCGACGACCCCTCGCTTCCGACCCCTCCCgagccccaaaccctagccctaacggAGCCCTCCTCCCCTTCGCCGCCCCCCGACCCTGACCGGGAGACGACGAACGCGAAGGGGGTCTCCGTTGACCTGGTGAGGCTTGCGGGAATGGTGGACCCGTACGACGCGGAGCTGCGGAGGCGGACGGCAGGGATGGCTTCGGAGACCGAGCTGCAGGGGTTCATCGCTAGCGTGGCGGGGAAGTGGTTGAGCCAGAGGCAGCGTAGGAAGTATGTGGATGCATCGTTTTTTGGGGATCACCTCCCTCGCGGGTGGAGGCTGCAGCTCGGCCTCAAGCGGAAGGGGGGCACCTTCTGGGTGCACTGCTTCAGCTACGTGAG CCCCAAGGGAAATCAATTTTCTACTTGCAAGGAAGTTTCTGCATACCTTATGTCACTTCTTGGGTATCCAGAGGTCAAATCAGTAACTAATCAGTATGAAAGCACAGGACAGATTTATTTATGTGCTAACAATGGTGCTGATAAT GTTTTAGGTTCTCAAGATCAAATTGGTTCAGGTGTGGACAAGCCAAATATACTTCCAGTTGCTTCTCTTAATTGCGAGAAATGCAATTTGACCTTTTGTGATCGAACTGCATATGAACAGCACTATTTTTCATGTCATGAAATGAGTGCTAAGAGACGCAGGACTGGTAAATTTGGTGAGCCAGTAGTAGGAAAGGATGGAAAATTCGAATGTCCTATTTGTCAAAAGACCTTCGAAGAGGAATCACGGTACTTCGGCCACGTCGGATCTCATGCAAGGTATCAAGGGCTGACTCCTGAAGCATTCTTTGATAAGGCTACTTCTGGAAGGGTAATGAATGGTTCCTTAGCAGAAGTTTCATTTACCCTTCAGGAGTTGACTGAATCACCTGGACAGAATAACAAGGTTTCTGATGGTGAAGCAGGCTTTCAGCACCACAATCATTCAAATGAACATGGTGACAATAACTCCACAGTTACTGAGCTATTTAGTAAAAATTGTTCAGACAATTTCATTGGGACAAATAAAGCTCAGAGTAGACCTGAAGAGATTCATCCCATTATAGATGTTCCAAGTGTATCTAGGTATCCAAGTGATACAGGTCATGCTGATGTAACAATTCCAAAAAGAGCTTCAAACACCAGTCATCAATCTGAGAGCAACACTAATGGCTTTGCTGGAGTAACTTTTTTTAATGGTCAGCTGGGAAGTTACCATGTTGCCAGACCTACTGCCTTTGGAACAGCCAATCATTATCAGGACCGGATTGTTGATCATGGCATGGCTGCTCCAAAGCATGCTAACAATCACACTGTGAAAGCAAGAGATGTCAACCTTAATTCATCTCTGGATACGATATCTTTCCCCATTGCTAGTGCAAATAATGAAACATCAGCTCCTCTTAACGAAGTTAATCGGTCATCTGTTACTGCAAAATATTTTTGTGGCAGTTTTAATAACAATGATGGTGCGTCTAGCACATCTTCCTGTTCTGGATCGACCAATAAAATATCTAGTTCTGTTGGCACAGTGAACAAAACCTCTGCTGTTGCCTCCAGATGCTTTGATCCAAGTTATGGACCTTATGGCCACGACCACGGTGCTGTTAAAGCTAACCATTTTGCCAACAAGAACAATACCACGGTGTATCAGGCGAATTTGGGCACAGAACCTGTCTATCCTGTGGCAACTAAGGCTGATTATTTGGCTTCACGTCCAGTGCAAACAAAAAACAGTGGTAAAGAACTTACGTCCAATACCAAGGAACAGATGGATAATGTGAAGAACAGAACAAGTAAAGAAGCAGGGTTTGGTAATGAAGCTCATAATAGAGGTACCTTTACCGGTGGTATCACTGACAGGGGTTCTGCCCAATTCAATAACAGCTTTACTCACATAAAACCCAATTCTTCTACCCGTTCTTCACTACCACAATCAAACACTCTGGCAGCCAGTAACTTTATCAAGGGAAGTGGAAGTGACGTCAACTGCATGAAGGGCTCTTTGGCTAACAGAGGTGATGCCAACTTCATGAAGGGTCCATTTGTCAATAGGCCCATCAATAACAATGAACCAAATGTACCTATGCTTGAGGTGAAGGGGAAGTCCAATAATGAGATGCAAAACCATTATAATGATTGTGTTCCTGGTTGTGACCCTCATGCTGCATCTAGAACTAGCCGGAATGTCAATGGTCTTATGTCTACGCAGGCCAATTTTGCTGGCATGTCCTCTACGGTTCAATCTGTTGGCGATGTTCCATTGACCAGCACAACCCAAGATCAG CCAGCTGGGCTGATTCCGGCTGTGCTGATCGGCCCAGCCGTTCGGCTGCCTAAATTCAGCCACGCCTCCTcctttcctctccctctctctcattCCGTTCCCCACTCGCAGAAGCTAGGGTTTGCTCTCCCTCTCGCCCACTCTCCGCTGCCATCTCCGCTCCCGGCGTCGGCCTCCCTCCGTCCACCCTGCAGCCTGTAG
- the LOC112896307 gene encoding uncharacterized protein LOC112896307 isoform X3 has translation MATELLPVVDLRTLSQSDLDALAAASAHALAPRSCPDADPLPPLTIDRAVFNESAGSRKQTFSRLRLGTAAASSSSSPSARPASAQPSTARSDLVACHLRRLFVPDDPSLPTPPEPQTLALTEPSSPSPPPDPDRETTNAKGVSVDLVRLAGMVDPYDAELRRRTAGMASETELQGFIASVAGKWLSQRQRRKYVDASFFGDHLPRGWRLQLGLKRKGGTFWVHCFSYVSPKGNQFSTCKEVSAYLMSLLGYPEVKSVTNQYESTGQIYLCANNGADNVLGSQDQIGSGVDKPNILPVASLNCEKCNLTFCDRTAYEQHYFSCHEMSAKRRRTGKFGEPVVGKDGKFECPICQKTFEEESRYFGHVGSHARYQGLTPEAFFDKATSGRVMNGSLAEVSFTLQELTESPGQNNKVSDGEAGFQHHNHSNEHGDNNSTVTELFSKNCSDNFIGTNKAQSRPEEIHPIIDVPSVSRYPSDTGHADVTIPKRASNTSHQSESNTNGFAGVTFFNGQLGSYHVARPTAFGTANHYQDRIVDHGMAAPKHANNHTVKARDVNLNSSLDTISFPIASANNETSAPLNEVNRSSVTAKYFCGSFNNNDGASSTSSCSGSTNKISSSVGTVNKTSAVASRCFDPSYGPYGHDHGAVKANHFANKNNTTVYQANLGTEPVYPVATKADYLASRPVQTKNSGKELTSNTKEQMDNVKNRTSKEAGFGNEAHNRGTFTGGITDRGSAQFNNSFTHIKPNSSTRSSLPQSNTLAASNFIKGSGSDVNCMKGSLANRGDANFMKGPFVNRPINNNEPNVPMLEVKGKSNNEMQNHYNDCVPGCDPHAASRTSRNVNGLMSTQANFAGMSSTVQSVGDVPLTSTTQDQKLGFALPLAHSPLPSPLPASASLRPPCSL, from the exons ATGGCGACGGAGCTGCTCCCCGTGGTGGACCTCCGGACGCTCTCGCAGTCCGACCTGGACGCGctagccgccgcctccgcgcacGCCCTCGCCCCGCGGAGCTGCCCCGACGCCGACCCGCTCCCGCCCCTCACAATCGACCGCGCCGTCTTCAACGAGAGCGCGGGCTCCAGGAAGCAGACCTTctcccgcctccgcctcggcaccgccgccgcctcctcgtcgtcgtccccgTCCGCCCGCCCCGCCTCCGCCCAGCCGTCCACCGCGCGCAGCGACCTCGTCGCCtgccacctccgccgcctctTCGTCCCCGACGACCCCTCGCTTCCGACCCCTCCCgagccccaaaccctagccctaacggAGCCCTCCTCCCCTTCGCCGCCCCCCGACCCTGACCGGGAGACGACGAACGCGAAGGGGGTCTCCGTTGACCTGGTGAGGCTTGCGGGAATGGTGGACCCGTACGACGCGGAGCTGCGGAGGCGGACGGCAGGGATGGCTTCGGAGACCGAGCTGCAGGGGTTCATCGCTAGCGTGGCGGGGAAGTGGTTGAGCCAGAGGCAGCGTAGGAAGTATGTGGATGCATCGTTTTTTGGGGATCACCTCCCTCGCGGGTGGAGGCTGCAGCTCGGCCTCAAGCGGAAGGGGGGCACCTTCTGGGTGCACTGCTTCAGCTACGTGAG CCCCAAGGGAAATCAATTTTCTACTTGCAAGGAAGTTTCTGCATACCTTATGTCACTTCTTGGGTATCCAGAGGTCAAATCAGTAACTAATCAGTATGAAAGCACAGGACAGATTTATTTATGTGCTAACAATGGTGCTGATAAT GTTTTAGGTTCTCAAGATCAAATTGGTTCAGGTGTGGACAAGCCAAATATACTTCCAGTTGCTTCTCTTAATTGCGAGAAATGCAATTTGACCTTTTGTGATCGAACTGCATATGAACAGCACTATTTTTCATGTCATGAAATGAGTGCTAAGAGACGCAGGACTGGTAAATTTGGTGAGCCAGTAGTAGGAAAGGATGGAAAATTCGAATGTCCTATTTGTCAAAAGACCTTCGAAGAGGAATCACGGTACTTCGGCCACGTCGGATCTCATGCAAGGTATCAAGGGCTGACTCCTGAAGCATTCTTTGATAAGGCTACTTCTGGAAGGGTAATGAATGGTTCCTTAGCAGAAGTTTCATTTACCCTTCAGGAGTTGACTGAATCACCTGGACAGAATAACAAGGTTTCTGATGGTGAAGCAGGCTTTCAGCACCACAATCATTCAAATGAACATGGTGACAATAACTCCACAGTTACTGAGCTATTTAGTAAAAATTGTTCAGACAATTTCATTGGGACAAATAAAGCTCAGAGTAGACCTGAAGAGATTCATCCCATTATAGATGTTCCAAGTGTATCTAGGTATCCAAGTGATACAGGTCATGCTGATGTAACAATTCCAAAAAGAGCTTCAAACACCAGTCATCAATCTGAGAGCAACACTAATGGCTTTGCTGGAGTAACTTTTTTTAATGGTCAGCTGGGAAGTTACCATGTTGCCAGACCTACTGCCTTTGGAACAGCCAATCATTATCAGGACCGGATTGTTGATCATGGCATGGCTGCTCCAAAGCATGCTAACAATCACACTGTGAAAGCAAGAGATGTCAACCTTAATTCATCTCTGGATACGATATCTTTCCCCATTGCTAGTGCAAATAATGAAACATCAGCTCCTCTTAACGAAGTTAATCGGTCATCTGTTACTGCAAAATATTTTTGTGGCAGTTTTAATAACAATGATGGTGCGTCTAGCACATCTTCCTGTTCTGGATCGACCAATAAAATATCTAGTTCTGTTGGCACAGTGAACAAAACCTCTGCTGTTGCCTCCAGATGCTTTGATCCAAGTTATGGACCTTATGGCCACGACCACGGTGCTGTTAAAGCTAACCATTTTGCCAACAAGAACAATACCACGGTGTATCAGGCGAATTTGGGCACAGAACCTGTCTATCCTGTGGCAACTAAGGCTGATTATTTGGCTTCACGTCCAGTGCAAACAAAAAACAGTGGTAAAGAACTTACGTCCAATACCAAGGAACAGATGGATAATGTGAAGAACAGAACAAGTAAAGAAGCAGGGTTTGGTAATGAAGCTCATAATAGAGGTACCTTTACCGGTGGTATCACTGACAGGGGTTCTGCCCAATTCAATAACAGCTTTACTCACATAAAACCCAATTCTTCTACCCGTTCTTCACTACCACAATCAAACACTCTGGCAGCCAGTAACTTTATCAAGGGAAGTGGAAGTGACGTCAACTGCATGAAGGGCTCTTTGGCTAACAGAGGTGATGCCAACTTCATGAAGGGTCCATTTGTCAATAGGCCCATCAATAACAATGAACCAAATGTACCTATGCTTGAGGTGAAGGGGAAGTCCAATAATGAGATGCAAAACCATTATAATGATTGTGTTCCTGGTTGTGACCCTCATGCTGCATCTAGAACTAGCCGGAATGTCAATGGTCTTATGTCTACGCAGGCCAATTTTGCTGGCATGTCCTCTACGGTTCAATCTGTTGGCGATGTTCCATTGACCAGCACAACCCAAGATCAG AAGCTAGGGTTTGCTCTCCCTCTCGCCCACTCTCCGCTGCCATCTCCGCTCCCGGCGTCGGCCTCCCTCCGTCCACCCTGCAGCCTGTAG
- the LOC112896309 gene encoding haloacid dehalogenase-like hydrolase domain-containing protein At4g39970 yields MPPTTMGSTSLFLPTAGAGAAAAATARRHPFFSHRSHSHVPTTRLRREPRFVAVSAAASPASPASSLDALIFDCDGVILESENLHRQAYNDAFAHFGVRCPPASADPLYWDEAFYDELQNRIGGGKPKMRWYFGENGWPSSKIFETPPSTDSDKEKLVDIIQVWKTERYKEIINSGTVEPRPGVLRLMDEVKGAGIKLAVCSAATKSSVIMCLENLIGLERFNGLDCFLAGDDVKLKKPDPTIYITAAEKLGVESKNCLVVEDSVIGLQAAKGAGMSCIITYTASTASQDFTDAIATYPDLSNVRLEDLKLLLQKTLVTG; encoded by the exons ATGCCTCCGACTACGATGGGTTCCAcctccctcttcctccccaccgccggcgccggcgccgccgctgcggcCACCGCTCGCCGCCATCCCTTCTTCAGCCACCGATCCCACTCCCACGTACCCACCACGCGCCTCCGCCGCGAGCCCCGGTTCGTCGCTGTTTCCGCTGCGGCCTCACCGGCCTCGCCCGCGTCGTCGCTCGACGCGCTCATCTTCGACTGCGACGGCGTCATACTGGAGTCGGAGAACCTCCACCGGCAGGCCTACAACGACGCGTTCGCGCACTTCGGGGTGCGCtgcccgccggcctccgccgaCCCGCTGTACTGGGACGAGGCCTTCTACGATGAGCTACAGAACCGCATCGGCGGCGGGAAGCCCAAGATGCGGTG GTACTTTGGGGAAAATGGGTGGCCTTCTTCAAAGATCTTTGAGACACCACCTTCGACTGACTCTGATAAGGAGAAGTTGGTAGACATAATTCAG GTCTGGAAAACAGAGAGATACAAAGAAATAATAAACTCTGGAACT GTGGAGCCCAGACCTGGTGTTTTGCGGCTCATGGATGAAGTAAAGGGTGCG GGTATCAAGCTTGCCGTTTGCTCTGCAGCAACTAAAAGTTCAGTGATAATGTGCCTTGAAAACCTTATTGGACTT GAGCGATTTAACGGCCTAGATTGCTTCCTCGCTG GCGATGATGTTAAACTAAAGAAGCCTGATCCAACAATATACATTACAGCAGCAGAG AAATTAGGCGTAGAAAGCAAGAACTGCCTTGTGGTGGAGGATAGTGTTATTGGATTACAA GCGGCAAAAGGAGCAGGGATGTCATGTATAATAACATATACTGCGTCAACTGCTAGCCAA GATTTCACGGATGCAATTGCTACCTATCCTGACCTGAGTAACGTGAG GCTTGAGGACCTCAAGCTGTTACTCCAGAAAACTCTTGTTACAGGATAG